CCGGGCTGATGATCGAGTGCGATGACCTGCCCGCGCACCGGCGAGATGGACTCAGGCTTCAAGCCCGAGCCCGGCACCTGGGTGGTCCATGCGCCGGCGGCCAGTACCACGCGCTCGCACGAGATCACGCCTTCACCGGTTTCCACGCCGCAAACGCAATTCTTTTCGTGAAGGATTCGGTGGACCGTGGTGGTCAGAAATTTCGCTCCTGCTTTTCGAGCAGCACGGGCCAGCGCGCGCGCCAGTTGCGGCGGTTCGATCTGTCCGTCGTCGGCGAAGTGAAGTCCCGCGCGCGCCTGCAGGCTACCCTCGGGTTCGATCTGCTCGAGCGCCTTGTGGTCGAGCCACTGGGTGTCGAGCCCCTGCGCGCCCTGCCACTTCTCCCGCGCGCGAAGCTCGGCCTCTTCTTCCTCGTCGAAGGCCAGCAGAATGGACCCGCAGCGCGCGTAACCGGTGCGCACGCCCGATTCATCTTCGAGTTTTTTTACGAAATCTGCGTAGAGGGCGCGGCTTCGCACAGCGAGGTCGCAGAACGGGCCCGGTTCATCGGATTCGACCTGCGCGCCCAGAATACCCGCGGCCGCGCTGCTGGCCTCGGCGCCCGCCACCGAGCGCTCCAGGACCGTTACCCACACGCCGCGCAGGGCCAGCTCGCGCGCAACCGCGCAGCCCGCCACTCCGGCGCCAATTACGACAACTTCTGCGGTGTTCCCACTCATGGCGGGTTTCTTAACGAATCGGGGAGTGAAATTAAATGATGTAGCTCATATGCCCGGCTGGACCCGACGTCGCCAGGGCTATGTTGCTCAGACGTGGGCGAATTCAGCCAAACACCTCGGGTTTGGCTGGCCATCCCCTACAGCGGCAGCGAGAGTTCCCGCACTTCCCGGTCGGCGATGCGCACCACCAGCACCCGGTGGTTGTTCGTGTCGGCGATGTAGAGGAAGTCCTCGGTGGTATCAATGCCGCCGGGCTCGCAGAGCGCTTGTGTGCCTCCGTCCCCGAGCCAGGTCTCGACTGTGCGGTCTTCGAGGTCGATGCGTTTGACCTTGTTGTTGAAGGTATCGGCCACGTAGAGCCCGCTCGGGTGGGCGACCACGTCGAGGGGATGTTGCAGCAGGGCATGATTGGTGGGGCCGTCCTCGTCACCGAAGTCGAACAGACCGCGCCCCATGACGGTGAAGACCTGGTCATTCTTGAAGTCGACGACGCGGATGCTGCTCACTTCGGAATCGGCAAAGACCACGTAGGGACCCATGTAGGCCAACGAAGAGGGTTGCGCGAGCGCGGCCTCGCAGAAGGATCCGTCGATGTGATCCTCGCGACCGCTGCCCACGACGGGAAAGACCCGTCCTGCGGCCGGATCATAGGCCCAGAGCTGGTGCGAGCCCGCGACTGCCAGAAGCACGGCGTCCCCGATGGCCAGCGCATCCCAGGGAGAGCGAAGCGGCGTGTTCAGCGCGCTCTCCCAGTCCGGCTCACCGGCGATCTCGCCGTTTCCGGCAACGGTGCGGACCTGTTTTTCATTCAGATCCACCGCGCGCAGCAGGTAGTTCTCGGTATCGCAGACGTAGAGCGTGTCGCCCAGCAGCGCCGATCCCTGCGGGCGG
This is a stretch of genomic DNA from Chrysiogenia bacterium. It encodes these proteins:
- a CDS encoding redoxin domain-containing protein; this encodes MKAPAFPTQATWLNTAEPLSLEQLRGHVVVLDFWTYCCINCMHVLPVLQRLEEALADQPFHVIGVHAAKFDQEKDAANIRRAVDRHGVKHPVLVDSDHDLWQQYAVRAWPTLILVDGEGKIFDQISGEPQFEDLLRRVSTQLDVEKTRGTLAEKKLEVVRPDEDAGRVLSFPGKARILHAGKPDEGNRIAIADTGHHRILLGELTVKDGWPQIASLEVIGSGGVGRQNGNFESASFRRPQGSALLGDTLYVCDTENYLLRAVDLNEKQVRTVAGNGEIAGEPDWESALNTPLRSPWDALAIGDAVLLAVAGSHQLWAYDPAAGRVFPVVGSGREDHIDGSFCEAALAQPSSLAYMGPYVVFADSEVSSIRVVDFKNDQVFTVMGRGLFDFGDEDGPTNHALLQHPLDVVAHPSGLYVADTFNNKVKRIDLEDRTVETWLGDGGTQALCEPGGIDTTEDFLYIADTNNHRVLVVRIADREVRELSLPL
- a CDS encoding FAD-dependent oxidoreductase; this encodes MSGNTAEVVVIGAGVAGCAVARELALRGVWVTVLERSVAGAEASSAAAGILGAQVESDEPGPFCDLAVRSRALYADFVKKLEDESGVRTGYARCGSILLAFDEEEEAELRAREKWQGAQGLDTQWLDHKALEQIEPEGSLQARAGLHFADDGQIEPPQLARALARAARKAGAKFLTTTVHRILHEKNCVCGVETGEGVISCERVVLAAGAWTTQVPGSGLKPESISPVRGQVIALDHQPG